A window of the Streptomyces albireticuli genome harbors these coding sequences:
- a CDS encoding NADP-dependent oxidoreductase, which translates to MNDATTPARMLAVRQETAGGPEVLELVETDRPEPNVGEVLVRVRAAGVNPVDWKTRARGFYYTGQTPPFGLGYDVSGTVEAVGDGVTVHAVGDEVYGMPRFPHPAGAYAQYVTAPARHFAPRPRGLDHVRAAALPLAALTAWQALVDTAGVGEGQRVLVHAAAGGVGHLAVQIAKARGAYVIGTASTAKHDFLRGLGADELIDYRERDFAEAVRDVDVVLEAIGGDYPARSLRTLRPGGTLVSLLPLAEPVLTEARERGLRAARIMVEPDLGGLRGIAELVESGRLRTEVAAVLPLAEAAEAHRMGETGRTTGKIVLSVD; encoded by the coding sequence ATGAACGACGCCACCACCCCCGCCCGCATGCTCGCCGTCCGGCAGGAGACCGCGGGCGGCCCCGAGGTGCTGGAGCTGGTCGAGACCGACCGGCCCGAGCCCAACGTGGGCGAGGTCCTGGTGCGGGTGCGCGCCGCCGGGGTCAACCCGGTCGACTGGAAGACCCGGGCCCGCGGCTTCTACTACACCGGCCAGACCCCGCCGTTCGGCCTCGGCTACGACGTCTCCGGCACGGTCGAGGCGGTCGGGGACGGCGTGACCGTCCACGCCGTGGGCGACGAGGTCTACGGCATGCCCCGCTTCCCGCACCCGGCCGGCGCGTACGCCCAGTACGTCACGGCGCCCGCCCGGCACTTCGCGCCCCGGCCGCGCGGCCTCGACCACGTCCGGGCCGCGGCCCTGCCGCTGGCCGCGCTGACGGCCTGGCAGGCGCTCGTCGACACGGCCGGGGTGGGCGAGGGACAGCGCGTCCTGGTCCACGCGGCGGCCGGCGGGGTCGGCCACCTGGCCGTGCAGATCGCCAAGGCCCGCGGCGCGTACGTCATCGGCACGGCGAGCACCGCCAAGCACGACTTCCTGCGCGGCCTGGGCGCCGACGAGCTGATCGACTACCGCGAGCGGGACTTCGCCGAGGCCGTGCGCGACGTCGACGTCGTCCTGGAGGCCATCGGCGGCGACTACCCCGCCCGCTCCCTGCGCACCCTGCGTCCCGGCGGCACCCTCGTCTCCCTGCTGCCCCTGGCCGAGCCGGTGCTCACGGAGGCCCGTGAGCGCGGCCTGCGCGCCGCCCGCATCATGGTCGAGCCCGACCTCGGCGGCCTGCGCGGCATCGCCGAGCTCGTCGAGTCCGGCCGGCTGCGGACCGAGGTCGCCGCCGTCCTGCCGCTGGCCGAGGCGGCCGAGGCCCACCGG
- a CDS encoding aldehyde dehydrogenase family protein — MTAPHAFWLVGREATGEETFDVTNSWDGRLVGTVSVPTEAQVEEAVAAAHAVRDEFAATPAHVRTAALDHVAARLTERTEEIAQLISAENGKPIKWARGEVGRAVSVFRWAAEEARRFNAGDAQRLDTDAGGTGRLALTRRFPRGTVLGIAPFNFPLNLSAHKVAPAIAVGTPIILKPAPATPISSLVLGEILAETDLPAGSWSVLPVPNDRMPALVQDERLPVISFTGSGPVGWSILDSAPRKHVTLELGGNGAAVVLADWSSEEDLDWAAQRIATFSNYQGGQSCISVQRVIADASLYERLVPKVVAAVEAQVTGDPSDAATDVGPLVSEDAAKRVESWVDEAVAAGATLLAGGKREGATYAPTVLADLPADVTLACEEVFGPVLTLSRVDGEAAAFAAVNDSPYGLQAGVFTHDLQTAFRAHRALETGGVIIGDVPSYRADQMPYGGAKQSGVGREGVRYAMDDYTYERVLVLSGLAL, encoded by the coding sequence GTGACTGCTCCCCACGCGTTCTGGCTGGTCGGCCGCGAGGCCACCGGCGAGGAGACCTTCGACGTCACGAACTCCTGGGACGGCCGTCTCGTCGGCACCGTGAGCGTGCCCACCGAGGCGCAGGTCGAGGAGGCCGTCGCCGCCGCGCACGCCGTCCGTGACGAGTTCGCCGCCACGCCCGCGCACGTCCGCACCGCCGCCCTCGACCACGTCGCCGCGCGGCTCACCGAGCGCACCGAGGAGATCGCCCAGCTGATCTCCGCCGAGAACGGCAAGCCCATCAAGTGGGCGCGCGGCGAGGTCGGCCGCGCCGTTTCCGTCTTCCGCTGGGCCGCCGAGGAGGCCCGCCGGTTCAACGCCGGTGACGCCCAGCGCCTGGACACCGACGCCGGCGGCACCGGCCGCCTCGCGCTGACGCGCCGCTTCCCGCGCGGCACCGTGCTCGGCATCGCGCCCTTCAACTTCCCGCTCAACCTGAGCGCGCACAAGGTCGCCCCGGCCATCGCCGTCGGCACCCCGATCATCCTCAAGCCCGCGCCGGCGACCCCGATCTCCTCCCTGGTCCTGGGCGAGATCCTCGCCGAGACCGACCTGCCGGCCGGTTCCTGGAGCGTGCTGCCGGTCCCGAACGACCGGATGCCCGCCCTCGTCCAGGACGAGCGCCTGCCGGTCATCTCCTTCACCGGCTCCGGCCCCGTCGGCTGGTCGATCCTCGACTCCGCGCCGCGCAAGCACGTCACCCTGGAGCTCGGCGGCAACGGCGCGGCCGTCGTGCTCGCCGACTGGTCCTCGGAGGAGGACCTGGACTGGGCGGCGCAGCGCATCGCCACCTTCTCCAACTACCAGGGCGGCCAGTCCTGCATCTCCGTGCAGCGCGTCATCGCCGACGCCTCGCTGTACGAGCGGCTGGTCCCCAAGGTCGTCGCGGCCGTCGAGGCACAGGTCACCGGTGACCCGTCCGACGCGGCCACCGACGTCGGCCCGCTGGTCAGCGAGGACGCCGCCAAGCGCGTCGAGTCCTGGGTGGACGAGGCGGTCGCCGCCGGTGCCACGCTCCTCGCGGGCGGCAAGCGCGAGGGCGCCACGTACGCCCCGACCGTCCTCGCGGACCTCCCGGCGGACGTGACCCTCGCGTGCGAGGAGGTCTTCGGACCGGTCCTCACCCTCTCCCGGGTGGACGGCGAGGCCGCCGCCTTCGCCGCCGTCAACGACTCGCCTTACGGTCTCCAGGCGGGCGTCTTCACGCATGACCTCCAGACCGCCTTCCGCGCCCACCGCGCGCTGGAGACCGGCGGCGTGATCATCGGCGACGTGCCGTCCTACCGCGCCGACCAGATGCCTTACGGCGGTGCCAAGCAGTCCGGCGTCGGCCGCGAGGGCGTCCGCTACGCGATGGACGACTACACCTACGAGCGGGTGCTGGTCCTGTCGGGCCTGGCGCTCTAG
- a CDS encoding PucR family transcriptional regulator, whose translation MPPTLASLVHHSALKLAVLAGEDRLDTPVRWAHVSELADPVPWMDGGELLLITAMKIDAEDRQEMRRYVRRLVRAGVVGLGFAVGVNYEQVPAALVEAAEAEGLPLLEVPRRTPFLAISKAVSAAIAADQYRAVTAGFEAQRELTRAAVGAEGPAALLARLAVHLDGWAALYDASGAVVAAAPDWAARRAARLGRDVERLRERPAPATAVLGSDPAEEGADRVELQSLGSGRRARGVLAVGTAAPLGTAERYAVQSAIALLTLTTERSRALQDAEQRLGAAVLRMLLAGEPDHARAVAGDLYGGLLDAPFRVLVAEAVTEPPAAEEATEPSGEAAPPPADPLGLLADAVETAAGRVAEAVLTVPDGERLIVLAPDGGAAVAACAEHARGIEARRGTKSRPRDRSAAAPPCDLVVGLSAPAGPIAAAAAYRQAEQALSVARRRGRVLVEHEEVAAGSVLPLLADDAVRAFADGLLRALYEHDATGRGDLVASLRAWLSRHGQWDAAAADLGVHRHTLRYRMRRVEEILGRSLDDPDVRMELWLALKTTSGQQQ comes from the coding sequence ATGCCTCCTACGCTCGCCTCCCTCGTCCACCACTCCGCGCTCAAGCTCGCCGTGCTCGCGGGGGAGGACCGGCTGGACACCCCCGTCCGCTGGGCGCACGTCAGCGAGCTGGCCGATCCCGTGCCGTGGATGGACGGCGGGGAGCTCCTGCTGATCACCGCGATGAAGATCGACGCGGAGGACCGGCAGGAGATGCGCCGGTACGTGCGCCGGCTGGTCCGCGCCGGCGTCGTCGGACTCGGGTTCGCCGTCGGTGTCAACTACGAGCAGGTGCCCGCGGCGCTGGTCGAGGCCGCCGAGGCGGAGGGGCTGCCGCTGCTGGAGGTGCCGCGCCGCACCCCGTTCCTCGCCATCAGCAAGGCCGTGTCGGCCGCCATCGCCGCCGACCAGTACCGCGCGGTGACCGCGGGCTTCGAGGCCCAGCGCGAGCTGACCCGGGCGGCCGTCGGCGCCGAGGGCCCGGCCGCGCTGCTGGCCCGGCTCGCCGTGCACCTGGACGGCTGGGCCGCGCTCTACGACGCGTCCGGCGCCGTCGTCGCGGCCGCCCCGGACTGGGCGGCCCGCCGCGCCGCCCGGCTGGGCCGGGACGTCGAACGGCTCCGCGAGCGCCCCGCGCCCGCGACCGCCGTGCTGGGCAGCGACCCCGCCGAGGAGGGCGCCGACCGCGTCGAGCTCCAGTCCCTCGGCTCCGGCCGCCGGGCCAGGGGCGTCCTCGCCGTCGGCACGGCCGCCCCCCTGGGCACCGCCGAGCGCTACGCCGTCCAGTCCGCGATCGCCCTCCTCACCCTCACCACCGAGCGCTCCCGCGCCCTCCAGGACGCCGAGCAGCGCCTGGGCGCGGCGGTGCTGCGGATGCTGCTGGCCGGCGAGCCGGACCACGCGCGGGCCGTCGCCGGCGACCTCTACGGCGGACTGCTGGACGCCCCCTTCCGCGTGCTGGTCGCCGAGGCCGTGACCGAACCGCCGGCCGCCGAGGAGGCAACCGAGCCGTCCGGCGAGGCCGCGCCGCCCCCGGCCGACCCGCTGGGGCTGCTCGCGGACGCGGTGGAGACGGCGGCGGGCCGGGTGGCCGAGGCGGTGCTGACGGTTCCGGACGGTGAGCGGCTCATCGTCCTCGCGCCCGACGGCGGCGCGGCGGTCGCGGCCTGCGCGGAGCACGCGCGCGGGATAGAGGCCCGCCGGGGGACGAAGTCCCGGCCGCGGGACCGCAGCGCGGCGGCGCCCCCCTGCGACCTCGTCGTCGGCCTCTCGGCCCCCGCCGGGCCCATCGCCGCCGCGGCCGCCTACCGGCAGGCCGAACAGGCCCTGTCGGTGGCCCGCCGCCGCGGCCGCGTCCTCGTGGAGCACGAGGAGGTCGCGGCCGGTTCGGTGCTCCCCCTCCTCGCCGACGACGCCGTCCGCGCCTTCGCCGACGGCCTGCTCCGCGCCCTGTACGAGCACGACGCCACCGGCCGCGGCGACCTGGTCGCCTCCCTCCGGGCCTGGCTCTCCCGCCACGGCCAGTGGGACGCGGCGGCGGCGGACCTGGGCGTGCACCGCCATACGCTGCGCTACCGGATGCGGAGGGTGGAGGAGATCCTGGGCCGGTCGCTGGACGACCCGGACGTCCGGATGGAGCTGTGGCTGGCCCTGAAGACGACGTCGGGGCAGCAGCAGTAG
- a CDS encoding ATP/GTP-binding protein produces MDTEGTYDAPGTRGAGGAGGLPGPRAVPPRPAEPPRFVAPPVPAAAPPAAPAHGGGPEAPFLAWLRTPRPATRPGVWAFGHRPRTPEDHSRVPARQLLVGAVIAFLCGWLLWSLLWHGYLGPYWQWPLRAMFLDVWPEGTQEWLAASYIYYALCVGALAVGFGRIGRWAELWRRYGAPLWDRIWRPAPAFLRPPDPERLPSPVLIRRGALAAAGAVAVWTLCWNGAFGGVWLWPLFHLTPESWQGQIPESFYATYTYYVLFAGLLLAVAGRVGCWREIRRRYGPAGRAAAERPGPVPPDGSPGPGTADPEPQGDPADWPQLRAAGAHDAAERLAAEARAGVMNDVDHSRIERAWQSVRTRPGRLAAFTETVLRYGAAACAHPSGARDLPVRVARHDLVTRQVRIGTAADDERNPHDHRGAGCALDPGLLGTSLLAVGPPGCGKTDRLVRPVLESLCLQALAGRTAVVAVGAAGEGLAPDEAFDIVVKIGRPDSAYDLDLYGGTEDPDEAAAVLAEGLIGDVAATLPGEGSRRAAMALAQLLGPYHAVHGRFPSVPELRELLDGSATAVAALRAGLAAGGHDALARELDARERQAHRPGDAGPLLADRLALLDRPAFARFFDTTRPGRTFSLRTLEHPLRVRIDLPERGHAEASRMLARLVLAQFTESTVARADRSLFACLVLDDATHAVTPEAVRGLGRLRSANAGAVLTLRTLDDVPESLRSALLGSVGCRMAFSGVTTWDGARFAEVWGKEWVEARDVTDRQVIAHEPLTRAAHLLRRAVTGRAVTAQSVTVRKVERERWSASELAHMVPPGHAVLSVTSVRGASAPPVLVDLMR; encoded by the coding sequence ATGGACACAGAGGGCACGTACGACGCACCCGGAACACGGGGTGCGGGGGGAGCGGGGGGGCTGCCGGGCCCCCGGGCCGTGCCCCCCCGCCCCGCCGAGCCACCACGGTTCGTCGCACCTCCCGTACCGGCGGCCGCCCCGCCGGCGGCCCCGGCCCACGGCGGTGGCCCGGAAGCGCCTTTCCTCGCCTGGCTGCGCACCCCCCGCCCCGCCACCCGGCCGGGCGTCTGGGCCTTCGGCCACCGGCCGCGGACACCCGAGGACCACAGCCGGGTGCCGGCCCGGCAGCTGCTGGTCGGCGCCGTGATCGCGTTCCTGTGCGGCTGGCTCCTGTGGTCCTTGCTGTGGCACGGCTACCTCGGGCCCTACTGGCAGTGGCCGCTGCGCGCCATGTTCCTCGACGTGTGGCCGGAAGGCACCCAGGAGTGGCTCGCGGCCTCGTACATCTACTACGCCCTCTGCGTGGGCGCCCTCGCGGTCGGCTTCGGCCGGATCGGCCGGTGGGCGGAGCTCTGGCGGCGCTACGGCGCGCCCCTGTGGGACCGGATCTGGCGCCCGGCCCCGGCCTTCCTCCGCCCGCCCGACCCGGAGCGCCTCCCGTCGCCCGTGCTGATCCGCCGCGGCGCCCTGGCCGCCGCCGGCGCCGTGGCCGTGTGGACGCTCTGCTGGAACGGCGCGTTCGGCGGGGTGTGGCTGTGGCCGCTCTTCCATCTGACCCCCGAGTCCTGGCAGGGGCAGATCCCCGAGTCCTTCTACGCCACCTACACCTACTACGTCCTCTTCGCTGGCCTCCTCCTCGCGGTCGCCGGCCGCGTCGGCTGCTGGCGCGAGATCCGGCGCCGCTACGGCCCGGCCGGCCGCGCCGCCGCCGAACGGCCCGGCCCCGTACCGCCCGACGGCTCCCCCGGCCCCGGGACCGCCGACCCCGAGCCGCAGGGCGACCCCGCCGACTGGCCCCAGCTGCGCGCCGCCGGAGCCCACGACGCCGCCGAACGGCTGGCGGCCGAGGCCCGTGCCGGTGTGATGAACGACGTCGACCACTCCCGCATCGAGCGCGCCTGGCAGTCGGTGCGCACCCGGCCGGGCCGGCTGGCCGCCTTCACCGAGACCGTGCTGCGGTACGGCGCCGCCGCCTGCGCGCACCCCTCCGGCGCCCGCGACCTGCCCGTCCGCGTCGCCCGGCACGACCTCGTCACCCGCCAGGTGCGGATCGGCACCGCCGCCGACGACGAGCGCAACCCCCACGACCACCGCGGCGCCGGCTGCGCCCTCGACCCCGGCCTGCTCGGCACCTCCCTGCTGGCCGTCGGACCGCCCGGCTGCGGGAAGACGGACCGTCTGGTGCGGCCCGTGCTGGAGTCGCTCTGCCTCCAGGCGCTCGCCGGCCGCACGGCCGTCGTCGCCGTCGGCGCGGCGGGGGAGGGGCTCGCCCCGGACGAGGCGTTCGACATCGTGGTGAAGATCGGACGCCCGGACTCCGCCTACGACCTGGACCTGTACGGCGGCACGGAGGACCCCGACGAGGCGGCCGCCGTCCTCGCCGAGGGCCTCATCGGCGACGTCGCCGCCACCCTGCCCGGCGAGGGCTCCCGGCGGGCCGCGATGGCGCTGGCCCAGCTCCTCGGCCCGTACCACGCGGTCCACGGCCGCTTCCCGTCCGTGCCCGAGCTGCGGGAACTCCTCGACGGCTCGGCCACCGCCGTCGCCGCGCTGCGCGCCGGACTCGCCGCCGGCGGGCACGACGCGCTCGCCCGGGAACTCGACGCGCGCGAACGGCAGGCGCACCGACCCGGCGACGCGGGACCGCTCCTCGCCGACCGGCTCGCGCTCCTCGACCGGCCGGCCTTCGCCCGCTTCTTCGACACCACCCGGCCCGGCCGCACCTTCTCCCTCCGCACCCTCGAACACCCGCTGCGGGTCCGCATCGACCTGCCCGAGCGCGGCCACGCCGAGGCGTCCCGGATGCTCGCCCGGCTCGTCCTCGCCCAGTTCACCGAGTCCACCGTGGCCCGCGCCGACCGCTCGCTCTTCGCCTGCCTCGTCCTCGACGACGCGACCCACGCCGTCACCCCCGAGGCCGTCCGCGGCCTCGGCCGGCTGCGCTCGGCCAACGCCGGGGCCGTCCTCACCCTCCGCACGCTCGACGACGTGCCGGAGTCGCTGCGCAGCGCGCTGCTCGGCTCCGTGGGCTGCCGGATGGCCTTCTCCGGGGTCACCACCTGGGACGGCGCCCGCTTCGCGGAGGTCTGGGGCAAGGAGTGGGTGGAGGCCCGCGACGTCACCGACCGCCAGGTCATCGCCCACGAACCGCTGACCCGGGCCGCGCACCTGCTGCGCCGCGCGGTCACCGGCCGGGCCGTCACCGCCCAGTCCGTGACCGTCCGCAAGGTCGAGCGGGAGCGCTGGTCCGCCTCGGAGCTCGCCCATATGGTGCCCCCTGGGCACGCCGTGCTGTCCGTGACGTCCGTGCGGGGCGCGAGCGCGCCGCCAGTGCTGGTCGACCTGATGCGCTGA
- the gabT gene encoding 4-aminobutyrate--2-oxoglutarate transaminase, translated as MTELTGGPSLPQERRVVTAIPGPKSLELQARRTATVAAGVGSTLPVFTARAGGGVIEDIDGNRLIDFGSGIAVTSVGSSAEAVVRRASAQLADFTHTCFMVTPYEGYVEVCEQLAELTPGDHAKKSALFNSGAEAVENAVKIARAYTKRQAVVVFDHGYHGRTNLTMALTAKNMPYKQGFGPFAPEVYRVPVAYGYRWPTGPENCGAEASAQAIDQITKQIGAENVAAIIIEPVLGEGGFIEPAKGFLPSIAQFAKDNGIVFVADEIQSGFCRTGQWFACEDEGIVPDLITTAKGIAGGLPLAAVTGRAEIMDAPHAGGLGGTYGGNPVACAAALGSIETMREMDLNAKAKRIEEVMKGRLAEMQAKLDNGAIIGDIRGRGAMIAIELVEPGTKTPNAAAAGALAKACHAEGLLVLTCGTYGNVLRFLPPLVIGEDLLNEGLDIIEAAFARL; from the coding sequence ATGACCGAACTGACCGGAGGCCCCTCCCTCCCCCAGGAGCGCCGCGTCGTCACCGCGATCCCCGGCCCCAAGTCGCTTGAGCTTCAGGCCCGCCGCACGGCGACGGTCGCGGCGGGCGTGGGTTCGACGCTCCCGGTGTTCACCGCGCGCGCCGGCGGCGGCGTGATCGAGGACATCGACGGCAACCGCCTGATCGACTTCGGCTCGGGCATCGCCGTGACCTCGGTGGGCTCCAGCGCGGAGGCCGTCGTGCGCCGCGCGTCCGCGCAGCTCGCCGACTTCACCCACACCTGTTTCATGGTGACCCCGTACGAGGGCTACGTGGAGGTCTGTGAGCAGCTCGCCGAGCTGACCCCGGGCGACCACGCCAAGAAGTCCGCGCTCTTCAACTCGGGCGCCGAGGCCGTCGAGAACGCCGTCAAGATCGCCCGCGCGTACACCAAGCGCCAGGCCGTCGTCGTCTTCGACCACGGCTACCACGGCCGCACCAACCTGACGATGGCGCTGACGGCGAAGAACATGCCGTACAAGCAGGGCTTCGGCCCGTTCGCGCCCGAGGTCTACCGCGTGCCGGTGGCCTACGGCTACCGCTGGCCGACCGGCCCGGAGAACTGTGGCGCCGAGGCGTCCGCCCAGGCCATCGACCAGATCACCAAGCAGATCGGCGCGGAGAACGTCGCCGCGATCATCATCGAGCCGGTGCTCGGCGAGGGCGGCTTCATCGAGCCGGCCAAGGGCTTCCTGCCCTCCATCGCGCAGTTCGCGAAGGACAACGGCATCGTCTTCGTCGCGGACGAGATCCAGTCCGGCTTCTGCCGTACGGGCCAGTGGTTCGCGTGCGAGGACGAGGGCATCGTCCCGGACCTGATCACGACGGCCAAGGGCATCGCGGGCGGTCTGCCGCTCGCCGCCGTCACCGGCCGCGCGGAGATCATGGACGCCCCGCACGCGGGTGGCCTCGGCGGCACCTACGGCGGCAACCCGGTGGCGTGCGCCGCGGCGCTCGGCTCCATCGAGACCATGCGCGAGATGGACCTCAACGCCAAGGCGAAGCGCATCGAGGAGGTCATGAAGGGCCGCCTCGCCGAGATGCAGGCCAAGCTGGACAACGGCGCGATCATCGGTGACATCCGCGGTCGCGGCGCGATGATCGCGATCGAGCTGGTCGAGCCGGGCACCAAGACCCCGAACGCGGCCGCCGCCGGCGCGCTCGCCAAGGCCTGCCACGCGGAGGGGCTGCTCGTCCTCACCTGCGGCACCTACGGCAACGTGCTGCGCTTCCTGCCGCCGCTGGTCATCGGCGAGGACCTGCTGAACGAGGGCCTGGACATCATCGAGGCCGCTTTCGCCCGCCTGTGA
- a CDS encoding phosphatase PAP2 family protein: MNATPRPQETADTAAPALPQLRSGRAFAHTTGASGSGHPHRSDGRSPHTPRGARHPGPHGGPGTTPPVPGPPAWTRRGLFPALCVLLLAFLTWQTASHGPLRALDERLGRTVAHSGFPGGLARFLADLGNVTVALPVLLAAIAVSALATARARRGRRWWPPAFGAALAMAAVPALVVPLKSWVGRPGPPEMAASGAHDGFFPSGHTATAAVAYGAAALLLLTATRAGRRPRALALGAYVLLNAGVGIGLVRCGYHWPLDVAGAWCLSGVVLWALALPLTRVTRADPPPGP; the protein is encoded by the coding sequence ATGAACGCAACACCCCGTCCGCAGGAGACTGCGGACACCGCCGCGCCGGCGCTTCCCCAGCTCCGGTCCGGCCGTGCCTTCGCGCACACCACTGGAGCCTCCGGCTCCGGACATCCTCACCGATCGGATGGCCGCTCGCCCCATACCCCCCGGGGCGCGCGGCACCCCGGTCCCCACGGCGGCCCCGGAACCACCCCCCCTGTTCCGGGGCCGCCGGCATGGACCCGGCGCGGGCTCTTCCCGGCGCTGTGCGTCCTGCTCCTCGCCTTCCTCACCTGGCAGACCGCCTCGCACGGCCCGCTGCGCGCCCTCGACGAGCGCCTCGGCCGTACGGTCGCGCACTCCGGCTTCCCGGGCGGACTCGCCCGTTTCCTCGCCGACCTCGGCAACGTCACGGTGGCCCTGCCCGTGCTGCTGGCGGCGATCGCCGTGTCCGCGCTCGCCACGGCGCGCGCCCGCCGCGGCCGCCGGTGGTGGCCGCCGGCGTTCGGCGCCGCCCTCGCGATGGCCGCCGTCCCGGCCCTGGTCGTCCCCCTCAAGTCCTGGGTCGGCCGCCCGGGGCCGCCGGAGATGGCGGCCTCCGGCGCGCACGACGGCTTCTTCCCCTCCGGGCACACCGCCACGGCCGCCGTCGCCTACGGCGCCGCGGCGCTGCTTCTCCTGACCGCCACCCGCGCCGGCCGCCGTCCGCGGGCCCTGGCCCTCGGCGCGTATGTACTGCTCAACGCCGGCGTGGGGATCGGCCTGGTGCGGTGCGGGTACCACTGGCCGCTGGACGTGGCGGGCGCCTGGTGCCTGTCCGGCGTGGTGCTGTGGGCCCTCGCCCTGCCGCTCACCCGCGTCACTCGGGCGGATCCGCCTCCCGGACCCTGA
- a CDS encoding NAD(P)/FAD-dependent oxidoreductase: MAARAMNPAKSLSDAAPRPYWLDDPGRPAALPALVGDERCELLVVGGGYSGLWTALLAKERDPARDVVLIEAQETGWAASGRNGGFCSASLTHGWANGQSRWPQELATLERLGRRNLAEIEATVARHGIDCGFERTGEIDIATAPHQVAELREAADEVAGLGLPDYEYLDQDALRAEVDSPTFLAGLWDRTGVAMLHPARLVWGLKRACLDLGVRIYEHTPGTELSAQGPGVVVRTPYGRVFARHAALGTNAFPSLVKRVRPYIAPVYDYALMTEPLTPEQRDAIGWRRRQGLGDAANHFHYFRITPDHRILWGGYDIVHHYGGGVRSEYDHHPATYRKLAEHFFRCFPQLEGLRFTHNWGGAIDTCSRFSAFFGTAHGGRVAYALGYTGLGVGASRFGADVMLDLLAGERTERTELDMVRSKPLPFPPEPVRSMGIGITQWSMTRADENGGRRNLWLKAMDKVGLGFDS; the protein is encoded by the coding sequence ATGGCCGCTCGTGCCATGAACCCTGCCAAATCACTCTCCGACGCCGCACCCCGGCCCTACTGGCTCGACGACCCCGGCCGCCCGGCGGCCCTCCCCGCCCTCGTCGGCGACGAGCGGTGCGAACTGCTCGTCGTCGGCGGCGGCTACTCCGGACTGTGGACCGCGCTCCTGGCCAAGGAGCGCGACCCCGCCCGCGACGTCGTCCTCATCGAGGCCCAGGAGACCGGCTGGGCCGCCTCCGGCCGCAACGGAGGCTTCTGCTCCGCCTCCCTCACCCACGGCTGGGCCAACGGCCAGTCCCGCTGGCCCCAGGAACTGGCCACCCTGGAGCGGCTCGGCCGCCGCAACCTCGCCGAGATCGAGGCCACCGTGGCGCGCCATGGCATCGACTGCGGCTTCGAGCGCACCGGCGAGATCGACATCGCCACCGCCCCGCACCAGGTCGCCGAGCTGCGCGAGGCCGCCGACGAGGTCGCCGGGCTCGGCCTCCCCGACTACGAGTACCTCGACCAGGACGCCCTGCGCGCCGAGGTCGACTCCCCGACCTTCCTCGCCGGACTCTGGGACCGCACCGGCGTCGCCATGCTGCACCCCGCCCGGCTCGTCTGGGGCCTCAAGCGGGCCTGCCTCGACCTCGGTGTGCGGATCTACGAGCACACGCCCGGCACCGAGCTGTCCGCCCAGGGCCCCGGCGTCGTCGTCCGCACCCCCTACGGGCGGGTCTTCGCCCGGCACGCCGCGCTCGGCACCAACGCCTTCCCCTCGCTGGTCAAGCGGGTACGCCCGTACATCGCGCCCGTCTACGACTACGCCCTGATGACCGAGCCGCTCACGCCCGAGCAGCGCGACGCCATCGGCTGGCGGCGCCGGCAGGGACTCGGCGACGCCGCCAACCACTTCCACTACTTCCGGATCACGCCCGACCACCGCATCCTGTGGGGCGGGTACGACATCGTCCACCACTACGGCGGCGGCGTCCGGTCCGAGTACGACCACCACCCGGCCACCTACCGCAAGCTCGCCGAGCACTTCTTCCGCTGCTTCCCCCAGCTGGAGGGCCTGCGCTTCACCCACAACTGGGGCGGCGCCATCGACACCTGCTCCCGGTTCTCGGCCTTCTTCGGCACCGCGCACGGCGGCCGGGTCGCCTACGCGCTCGGCTACACCGGCCTCGGCGTCGGCGCCAGCCGCTTCGGCGCGGACGTCATGCTCGACCTGCTCGCCGGGGAGCGCACCGAGCGGACCGAGCTGGACATGGTGCGCAGCAAGCCGCTGCCGTTCCCGCCCGAGCCCGTGCGGTCCATGGGCATCGGCATCACCCAGTGGTCGATGACCCGCGCCGACGAGAACGGCGGCCGCCGCAACCTCTGGCTCAAGGCCATGGACAAGGTCGGGCTCGGCTTCGACAGCTGA